The sequence CCAATAATAATAGAACTATCTTCAACACTAGTCAAAACTGATCTTATGAAGAAAATGAAAGAATTTAACAGGAAAAATCCTAACAAAATTTGTGCTAAGCACCTAGGCTTCAAGACCGACGTAGATACTCCAGTCTTTGTCTCCGAGAAACTGACCACTAAGGGCGCAAGACTCCACTTCTTAGCAAGAGACCTGACAAAGTCACTAAAATTCAAGTTCTGTTGGACGTCGTACGGCGTCGTCTACGTTAAGAAAGATGACAACTCCCCTACCATAATCATAAAAAGTGAAGGACAAGTACATAGTCTTATGCAAGATTGACTAGTACATACTACCCAGATAAGCCCACTTACTTATTACTATATGCAATTACAGCCATTCACATACATGGCTATAATTTTGTCtctgaattttgttttgtttttcattaatattatttttattttttatatctactgTTATAATAGATTGCTTTACTTTCTTTACGTTATACTTAAGCTAAATTTTATGATACTTATACGCACCTCACAGACATTCTTTTGCTATAACAAAAACTGCGCAACGCTTACCCGTTCTACACAGACACAACGTTCACACTCAATCAGTTACACCACGCAGTCACATTTCATTAACACACTGAACTCTCAATTATACTCCTCTTACTCTAAGGAAAACTATGCAACTCCTACGCGCACCTCGCGTACATCAACATCGACATTAATTTCACAAAATCTCGACTATACCACACACCCATATTTCATTTACACACTAAACGCACATCTAGACAAGTACGTTCATCCctatataatatttagtaatgGATAGTACTCTACAAACGCTGAATAACATTGATAGTTTGGAGATTGCAAGAGTCATGGAATGCATGCCTCACGAACTAAGTAAGCActtacaaatactaaaaactgACTTTACCATTGTTACCCAAAACATAAGAAGTATTTACTCCAACCACGACGACCTACTCTCTAACCTCTCAGACCTAAAATTAGAACCagacattattaatttaaacgaaTGTAGACTAAATCCCAACAAACCTGTAccccaaataaataattacctcTCATTCCTAACTATTAATCACGTAAATAAAGCTGATGGAGTTGTTGCCTATATAAAGAACTCACATAAAGTTATGGTACGCGAGATCCAACTTAGTCAAGCATCATGTTTACAAATCAGCATCCTTTCTGATTTGGTAGTCCTACTAATATATCGATCTCCTTCAAATACAAATTCGGATGACTTCACAAACTCCCTAAGCTCTCATCTCGACACGATCCCCgcaaataagtaataaatatagtaGCTTCTGGCTGTTGTATACGTCCGCCAACTCTCAAAAGGCCATTTTCATCGATAACAGGACAGAGGTTGCGTAGTTTGCTTCTCTTGGAAACACTGCTTTGAGGTTTTAACTGCTTAATTTCTTGATTAAATTCGATACTTTGAACTTGTTTAATGCAATTATTTAGAGTTTCATTAATTCCTCGTGTTGTAATTTCAGtaccatatttatttttgcctcTTTGTAACCATTTTCTACGGTATGAAATTATTCTTAacgttttttgtaaataagagaACTTAGTCCAAATTAATTCCTCttgagtatttaataaagtagtGAAAACTCTAACTTTCTCTTCTTCTTGTGTATCCTCAAACTCAATTGAATTCATGTTTAAATCCAGCGCTGACAACCAGGCTGGTCCATTCCACCACAGTGAGTGATTTATCAGCTCTTAGGCATGCAAGCCTCTCGAAGCGCAATCAGCCGGGTTTGTGTCCGTAGTCACATGAACCCATTGCTTATAATCTAGAATGTTCAATATCTCCGACACTCGATTGCTGACAAATGTATTCCATCGACTCGCACCACCCTTTAACCAAGCTAACACTATGGTCGAGTCTGTCCATGCGTGCAAATTTTCCTTAGCTATGTTCATTACTTGTGCTGTCTCGAATAGCAGTTTGGCTGCTAATGTGGCACCACAGAGTTCCAACCTCGGAATAGATAATTGTTTCTCAATAGGCgcaacttttgtttttgctgtTATTAAATTAACGTAGACTCTGCCTTCCTCGACTATTCTAATATAAACTGCTGCAGCGTATCCTGCCTGCGAAGCATCTGCGAAGACGTGCAGCTCGATTGTAGATGTGttgcttttttacttttaatgtgaGCTAGATTATTTCTGAACTGGAACCATTCTGACGTCAGCTCTTCGCTTATGGTGTCGTCCCATCCTAGTCCCATTTTCCATAACTTCTGTATCATAAATTTTGCTATGACAACAACAGGAGCTATACAGCCCAGAGGATCCTATAATTTAGCAACATCAGAAAGAACACGTCGTTTAGTAATCGGCTCCTTTGTTTCTGGTAAGTTGAGGGAATACACAAAATTGTCTGTCTCTCGATTCCAATTAACTCCTAGGACTTTAACTAAACTATTCACTTTAAGGGGCAGCTCATGATcatctcttttatttatacCCATACATTTGAGTACGTTTTCATTATCACTGCTCCACTTTTGTAACTCGAAGCCTCCCAAGTTCAGTAGTTTGTTCATGTCCTTGTAAATACTAATAGCTTCATCTTCCGTCTCGCTTCCTGTCAATAAATCGTCCATATAAAAAtcagattttgttattttacttgcaGCTGGAAATTTTGTGTTCTCATCATC comes from Trichoplusia ni isolate ovarian cell line Hi5 unplaced genomic scaffold, tn1 tig00001458, whole genome shotgun sequence and encodes:
- the LOC113507312 gene encoding uncharacterized protein LOC113507312, translating into MAALSAQNEDLKKKIEQLEIQSKKDNEQILMLEDKIESLQRGSCKNTIEIKNVPKVTKESKEDLLQMVITLSENVDYPIIKKDINDIYRARTKRTETKNGPIIIELSSTLVKTDLMKKMKEFNRKNPNKICAKHLGFKTDVDTPVFVSEKLTTKGARLHFLARDLTKSLKFKFCWTSYGVVYVKKDDNSPTIIIKSEGQVHSLMQD